The genome window CGGCGATGCAGCCCAGGCTGTCCGGCGCCAGCGTCGCGAACAGCGCGCGCAAGCCCTCGTCGCCGGCCAATGGCAAAGCGCGCCAGCGCTGCTGCGCCACCACCGCCGGCATCCCGCGCACGCCCGCGTAGGCGCTGACCGCGCAACCGGACGCCGCCCGCGCGGCCGCGGCCAACAGGTCCTGCAGATGCGCCGCGGCCAGCGCGGGCTGGTCGCAGCCGAGCACCAGGCTGCGGGCGATCGCGGCATCGTCGCGTACCGCCGCGCGCAGGCAGTCCAGGCTGCCGCCCATGCCGGTGGACCAGTCCGGATTGCGCACGCATTCCACCGGCAATCCGTCCAGCAACGGATACAGCGCCTCGGCGTGCGCGCCCAGCACCACCACGCAGCGCGCGGGCGCCGTGGATAGCGCCAGACGCACGACCCGACGCAACAGGGGTTCGCCGGCGCTGGTCAGCGCCTGCTTGGCGCGGCCGAGGCGGCGGCTGCCGCCGGCGGCCAGGATCAGCGCCGCGTGCGCCTGCGCCATCAGCCGCCGCCCTCGGCCAGCCGTCGCGGCGCCGCCGCCAGCGCATCGCGATGCGATCGCCGCAGCCTGTCGCTGGCCTGCGCGACCGCGCTCAGCCGCGGCGGCGCGGCCCGGCTGGCCTGCAATTGCGCGGCGATGCTCAGCGCGATCGCTTCCGCGCCATTGCCTCCCAGGCGCAGCCCGATCGGCGAATGCAGGCGCGGCGACAACTGCGCGCGTTGCGTCGGGCTCAGCAAACGGAACAGGTCCTCGCGTCGCCGCACCGGCCCCAGCAGACCGAGGAACGGGATCGCGCTGCCGGCCAGCGCATCCAGCGCTTCGCGATCCAGTTCGAAATTGTGGTGCATCACCAGCGCCGCATCGCTGCCGGCACAGTCGGCCAGCGCGCGTGTCGGCGTGCACGCCAGGGCGCGATCGGCCAACGCAGCCAACGCAGACCAGCGCGGCCGCTGTTCGACCAGGGTGGTCATCCAGCCCAACTGCCGCAGCAAGGGCAGCAGCAAGGCGGTTTCCGGGCCGGCACCGAAGACGCTGACCCTCGGCGCCGGCGGCACGTGCACCTCGCCAGCGCGCGGAGCCGCAGACAGCGTGTGCCACGGCAGGCACCACCGCAACGCCTGATCGGCCACGCTGGCGGCGATGCCGCCGTCGACATCCAGCGCCAGGGTCAAGCCACCGCGCCCCTGCAGCCAGGCCTGGGCCAGCTCCTCGAAACCGGGCAAGGCGAGCAGCGGCAACAAGGCCAGGTGCAGGCGGCCGCGGCAACCGGCGGACGAACCCGACAGCAGGTCTTCGTCCTCGCGCGTATCGATCTCCATCCACACCGGCATGCCGGCGACGGCGGCCTCGGCGGCGCACCGCGCGATCTCCGGCTCCAGGCAACCGCCGCTGAGCCAGCCTTGCTGTGCGCCATCGGCGCCGAACAAGGCCATCGCGCCGGCATGCGCGTAGGTGGAGCCTTCGCGGGCCATCGCCACGGCCAGGACCGCGGGCGCGCCGCGACGGCAGGCGTCGAGGGCATCATGGAGACAGTGTCGGGCAGCGGACATGCGGCGGCCAGGCGAAGGGGGAATCCGGAGCCTAAGCAGCGGCCTGTGGTCGCGAGGTGACCCTGGTCGCCGTTCGCAGGCCTCGCGTTCGCGGGGACCGCAGCGCACGAAGTGTGCGACCGTCGCGATCCTGCGATCGGCCCTGTATGGCACCGCGCCGGCGCCCGGCGCCCGGCGCTCCGCCGCGGATGCCGCTGCCGTCGAGCGGGCGCCATCCGCCATCCGTGACGGCGACGGGCCGCTAGGGCAGATGAAACCGCTCGAAGCGTTGCAGCGCCGCGTCGACCGCCGCCTGCAGCGCCGGGCGTCGCGGTTCCAGCCAGGTCCATTGCTGGACCAGCAGGCGGCCGGCGCGGCGGTCCATCTTCAGGTCGAGCGCGGCGACGATGCGGTCGCCGACCAGCACCGGCAGCGCGAAGTAGCCCAGCACCCGCTGCGGCGCCGGCACGTAGGCCTCGAAGCGATGGCTGTAGCCGAAGAACTGCTGCAGCCGCTTGCGCTGGATCACCAGCGGATCGAACGGCGACAGCAGCTGCGCCCGTGTCGGGTCCGGCGGCGGCGGCGCGCTGTCCAGCACCTCCGGCGCGGCCCACAGGGCCACGCCTTCCTGCCCCTGCAGATGCACCGGGCGCAGGCGCTTGCGCGCCACCTCCGCGGCGATCAACGCACGCACCGCCGGTTTGGCGGCGGTCTCCCCGTAGCAGATCGACTCCACGCCGACGATGCCCTGCGCGCGCAGCGCACGCTGCAGCAGGTACTGCGCGAACTGCGCTTCGCTGACCGGGCGCGGCCGCCGGCTCCAGCCGAAATGCCGCGCCGCCAGCTCGTAGGTCTTGAGCATGCCGCTGCGCCGGCTGATCACCAGGTCGCCGCCGAAGAAACCGTACTGCAACGCCGCCCGCGACGGCTTGCGGCTGCCCCACGGATGGGTCTTCTCGACCAGGACTTCGTCGTCGATGTCGCGGATCGACAACGGCCCCTCGCTGCGGATGCGCCGCAGCAGTCGCGCGTAGTCCTGCGCATCCACCGCGCCCCTGGCGTCGGCCTGCGCACGTCGCCGGGCCATCTGCGCCACGTACATGCGGTAGTCGGCGACCGGCACGTAGGCCAAGGCATGGGTCCAGTACTCGAACAGCGACTTGTCCTGCGACTGCGCCTGCTCCAGGTCCTGTTCGCGGTACTCGGGAATGCGCGTGTAGAGCACGTGGTGGTGGCTGCGCGCGATCACGTGGATGGTGTCGATCTGCACGTAGCCCAGGTGCGCGGTGGCCTGCCGCACCGCCTCGGCACCGCGGCCGAACGGCGCCGGCGTGGTCAGGCGCTGCGCGTGCAGCCACAACGCGCGCGCCCGGGCGGGCGCGATCGGGACGGAGGCGATGGGAGTGCGCATCGGAACGACCTTCCTGGCAACGCGGCAGCGCCCGCCAGGATAACAACCCCGGCGCGCAAGGTGGATCGCATCCGTCGCGGTGTGTCTGGTCGGCATCCGCCACGTTGAACGTTCCCGCGCAGAACCGGCCTTGCGGCGCATGCTTCAGGCGATGGCGTGCGCAAGGCGATGGCGTGCGCAACTCCCGATGGCTTCGCACCGCGCCGGTTGCCCGCGCTTGCGTAAGCCGACGCCGCGCTGGAGCATTTTGTAAACGCTTTGCACGCGCCGGCAGCGCGTTTCGACTGAAATCCCGCGTCATCGCGCGGCGATCCGCACAGTACCGAAACACATGCGAACTACGTCATTTTCGCGGTGTGCGTTGCGCTTGCGGCGGAAATCCGGATGCGGGTAGCTTGCGCCGCGCTTGGCGATCGACCGTATCCGACCCGATGGCGAACGCCAGCAGGCAACACCTCGATCGGCACTGCGCAGGCGATGCCTGGCATGCACGTGGCAAGCGCCATCGACTGTCCCTCACCTCCCCTGGATCCGCCACATGACACCTCCCTGTACACGACCGGTCACTGTCCTGCTGTCGGCACTCGCGCTCGGCATCGCCGCAGGCACTACCGCGGCCGCCGCAAGCGCCGCCGACGATCCGCTGTTCCGCTATCAGTGGTACCTGCACAACCAGGGCCAGGCGGTCATCGGCGACACGCTTCCCACGCCCGGTGTCGACCTGGATGTGGATGTCCTGCACGAACTGCACATCCGCGGCGCAGGTGCCAAGATCGGCGTGGTCGACGGCGGATTGGACATCCACCACGAAGACCTCGCCGCCAACATCCTGCCCAACGGCTCGTACAATTTCCTGGACGGTTCGCACGACCCCAAGCCCAGCGACGTCGGCGACGCGCACGGCACGGCGGTGGCCGGCATCGCCGCCGCGGTGGGCTGGAACGGCAAAGGCGGACGCGGCGTCGCCCCGGACGCGTCGCTGGCTGGTTTCAACTTCCTCGATTCGGACCAGAGCGACGACAAGCTCCGCAATGCCTGGGGGAATGGCGCCGAGGCCAGGACGCTGGACATCTTCAACAACAGCTGGGGCATCGTCTCCAATTTCTATCCCAACGTCTCGGTCGAAGCGCAGTACGCCTGGGAAAAACTCATGCGCGCCGGGCGCAACGGCAAGGGCGCCATCTACGTCAAGGCGGCCGGCAACGACTTCAACAGTTTCATCTACGCGGACGCGCAAGGCACGCTGGCCGATCATTGCCCGGACCTGCCCAAGCGCTACAACGTCGCCTGCAGCCTGGCCAACGTCGATCCGAATAACGACCTGATCACCACCATCGTGGTCGGTGCGGTGAATGCGCGAGGCGTGCGCAGTTCGTACTCGTCCCCCGGCTCGGCGGTCTGGGTCAGCGGTTTCGGCGGCGAATACGGGCGGCAGAGGCGCTACCAGCAGTCCCGGTCGGCGACGACCGCCAGCGACCCCCACTACGACCCGGCGATCGTGACCACCGACCTCAGCGGCTGTGCCGCCGGCTACAACCGCGACGGGGTGCCGGTGGAGAACGCGCTGGACGGCAGCAAGTCCCCGATCGACGCATCGTGCAACTACACCGGGCTCATGAACGGCACGTCCTCGGCCACGCCGACGGTGTCAGGGGTGACGGCGCTGATGCTCGGCGTGAATCCGCAACTGACCTGGCGCGACGTGAAATACATCCTGGCCACGACCGCGCGGCCGATCGACAGCGGGCAGCCGAAGGCGCTCTACAACGGCAGCGTGATCGATCCCGGCTGGATCACCAATGCCGCCGGCCATCGCTTCAGCAACTGGTACGGCTTCGGGCTGGTGGATGCCGCGGCGGCCGTCGAGGCGGCCACGCACTTCAACACCCTCCCGCCGCTGCAGGACACCGACTACCAGGTCACCACCGACGCGGCCAGCACCATCGGCGGCGTCGCCTCGCCGGCCAGACTGACCGTGGCCATCAAGCAGCATTTCAAGGTCGAGACGGTGCAGTTGTACTTCGACGGCACCCACAAGGATCCCAGCCGCCTGCGCGTGGTGCTGATCTCTCCACATGGCACCCGCAGCTATGTGATGACCCCGTTCTCGGCCTTGAACAAGGACGTCTATACCCAGGGCATGTCGATCCCGCTGACCGCCAGCAACGCCTTCCTGGACGAGGATGCGGCCGGGTCTTGGACCCTGGAGGTCGCCGACATGCTCGACGCGCACGGCGAGGAACAACTGCAGGACTTCGAACTCCGCGTGGTGGGCCACTGACATGAAGACCAATACGCTCTTTCTTTTCGCCGTGCTTGCACTGACCGCGGCCGCGCCCGCATCGGCCCAATACGCCGATGCCCAGGCACTGCACCAGGCAGCCAAAGGCGCGCGCTTCCAGATCGGCCGCAGTACCTACCGTCTGCTGCCCGATGCCACGGTGCGCACGGCGCCGCAGATGGCAGGCACCGGAACGCAACGCGCCCAGGTGGCTGCCGCCGATGGCGGCGGCACCGTCGCCGCCCGCGTCGGACCGTATGCCATCGTGCTCGGTGGCAATGCCCGCGCGGACACCGCAACGGCTACGCAATCCCGCGCAACGGACGCGACCGCGCTGCGCGCCGCGATCGACGAACGCAGCGGTCAGCCGGTGGTGGTCACCGGCAAGCTCAAGCTGTTCGGCACCACGCCGGATGTGGCCCGGGCACTGGCCCGCCGCAGCGGCGGCAGCGTGGTGTATGCCTCGGACGTCGATGGCAGCGCCATGATCGACTACGG of Xanthomonas sacchari contains these proteins:
- a CDS encoding nucleotidyltransferase family protein, which gives rise to MAQAHAALILAAGGSRRLGRAKQALTSAGEPLLRRVVRLALSTAPARCVVVLGAHAEALYPLLDGLPVECVRNPDWSTGMGGSLDCLRAAVRDDAAIARSLVLGCDQPALAAAHLQDLLAAAARAASGCAVSAYAGVRGMPAVVAQQRWRALPLAGDEGLRALFATLAPDSLGCIAAPALALDLDTPQDVEAAVAKGWLDPS
- a CDS encoding XdhC family protein codes for the protein MSAARHCLHDALDACRRGAPAVLAVAMAREGSTYAHAGAMALFGADGAQQGWLSGGCLEPEIARCAAEAAVAGMPVWMEIDTREDEDLLSGSSAGCRGRLHLALLPLLALPGFEELAQAWLQGRGGLTLALDVDGGIAASVADQALRWCLPWHTLSAAPRAGEVHVPPAPRVSVFGAGPETALLLPLLRQLGWMTTLVEQRPRWSALAALADRALACTPTRALADCAGSDAALVMHHNFELDREALDALAGSAIPFLGLLGPVRRREDLFRLLSPTQRAQLSPRLHSPIGLRLGGNGAEAIALSIAAQLQASRAAPPRLSAVAQASDRLRRSHRDALAAAPRRLAEGGG
- a CDS encoding winged helix-turn-helix domain-containing protein, with translation MRTPIASVPIAPARARALWLHAQRLTTPAPFGRGAEAVRQATAHLGYVQIDTIHVIARSHHHVLYTRIPEYREQDLEQAQSQDKSLFEYWTHALAYVPVADYRMYVAQMARRRAQADARGAVDAQDYARLLRRIRSEGPLSIRDIDDEVLVEKTHPWGSRKPSRAALQYGFFGGDLVISRRSGMLKTYELAARHFGWSRRPRPVSEAQFAQYLLQRALRAQGIVGVESICYGETAAKPAVRALIAAEVARKRLRPVHLQGQEGVALWAAPEVLDSAPPPPDPTRAQLLSPFDPLVIQRKRLQQFFGYSHRFEAYVPAPQRVLGYFALPVLVGDRIVAALDLKMDRRAGRLLVQQWTWLEPRRPALQAAVDAALQRFERFHLP
- a CDS encoding S8 family serine peptidase, with protein sequence MTPPCTRPVTVLLSALALGIAAGTTAAAASAADDPLFRYQWYLHNQGQAVIGDTLPTPGVDLDVDVLHELHIRGAGAKIGVVDGGLDIHHEDLAANILPNGSYNFLDGSHDPKPSDVGDAHGTAVAGIAAAVGWNGKGGRGVAPDASLAGFNFLDSDQSDDKLRNAWGNGAEARTLDIFNNSWGIVSNFYPNVSVEAQYAWEKLMRAGRNGKGAIYVKAAGNDFNSFIYADAQGTLADHCPDLPKRYNVACSLANVDPNNDLITTIVVGAVNARGVRSSYSSPGSAVWVSGFGGEYGRQRRYQQSRSATTASDPHYDPAIVTTDLSGCAAGYNRDGVPVENALDGSKSPIDASCNYTGLMNGTSSATPTVSGVTALMLGVNPQLTWRDVKYILATTARPIDSGQPKALYNGSVIDPGWITNAAGHRFSNWYGFGLVDAAAAVEAATHFNTLPPLQDTDYQVTTDAASTIGGVASPARLTVAIKQHFKVETVQLYFDGTHKDPSRLRVVLISPHGTRSYVMTPFSALNKDVYTQGMSIPLTASNAFLDEDAAGSWTLEVADMLDAHGEEQLQDFELRVVGH